One segment of Chryseobacterium turcicum DNA contains the following:
- a CDS encoding YebC/PmpR family DNA-binding transcriptional regulator, producing MGRAFEYRKASKMARWDKMAKTFSKIGKDIALAVKAGGTDPEANPALRRCILNAKGANMPKDNVERAIKKASGADAENYEEITYEGYGQGGVAFFVECTTNNTTRTVANVRAIFNKFDGNLGKNGELAFIFDRKGIFTIDLAQVKMDWDEFEMEMIDGGAEDVEKDDEEVMITTAFEDFGSLSHKLDELKIEAKSSELQRIPNNTKEVTLDQFKANMKMLDRFEEDDDVQNVYHNMEITDELLESL from the coding sequence ATGGGAAGAGCATTTGAATATAGAAAAGCCTCAAAAATGGCACGTTGGGATAAAATGGCCAAGACTTTTTCTAAAATAGGAAAAGATATCGCCTTAGCAGTAAAAGCAGGAGGTACGGATCCAGAAGCCAATCCGGCATTGAGAAGATGTATTCTAAATGCAAAAGGGGCTAATATGCCTAAAGATAATGTTGAAAGAGCCATTAAAAAAGCAAGTGGTGCAGACGCTGAAAACTACGAAGAAATCACTTATGAAGGCTATGGGCAAGGTGGTGTAGCATTCTTTGTGGAATGTACGACTAACAATACAACAAGAACCGTTGCTAATGTAAGAGCTATTTTCAATAAGTTTGACGGTAATCTTGGCAAGAATGGTGAATTGGCATTTATCTTCGACAGAAAAGGAATTTTCACAATCGATTTAGCTCAAGTTAAAATGGATTGGGATGAATTTGAAATGGAAATGATTGACGGTGGTGCAGAAGATGTAGAAAAAGATGACGAAGAAGTAATGATTACTACAGCTTTTGAAGATTTTGGATCGTTATCTCACAAATTAGATGAGCTTAAAATTGAAGCTAAGAGCTCAGAATTACAAAGAATTCCAAATAATACGAAAGAGGTTACTTTAGATCAGTTTAAAGCAAATATGAAAATGCTAGACCGTTTCGAAGAGGATGATGACGTACAAAACGTTTATCATAACATGGAAATTACAGATGAACTTCTAGAGTCTTTATAA